The stretch of DNA ATTTGCTGCGGTAATTGTAGTTACCTGTGAATACCAGCCCTCCAGTCGAGATCGGCATATCATAGGTAAAACCGAGATTCATGGTGCGCTTGGGTGTATTGGTAATGACAAAATTATCAGTAATATCGATACGATTCAGGTTCGCGTCAAAGCTGAATACATTGTTAAAACTGGCATCGATAAAGCCGATGTTGCCGAACACACTCAGATTCTGACTGGCTAGCCAGGTGAACTCGAATTCAGCGCCAGTTGCATCGGACTCACCGACATTTCCCAGACGTTGATTCAGTGCCGCCGCATTATCAGGGTCAGGAATCACAGAAATATACTGGCGGTTCTTGTGATCCAGCATAAAAGCTGCCGCATTCAGCCGGAACGTTGAAGTGACATCAGTTTTGACGCCGATTTCGTACGACTGTACATCTTCTGGATCGGCTGCCGGTTCGGCGCGCTCGGCACGTGGGTTGAAGGTACCCGACTTGAAGCCTTCACTGTAGCTGGCGTAATACATGGTATCGTCATTAGCCTGGAACTCGACACTGATTCGTGGTGTTACTTTCGACCAGTTCTCTGAATCATCCAGTACAACTGGCGTTCCAGTACCGGGGGCGCGCACATACCCGGGAACCCAACCGGATTCGGGATAGACTGTCGAAAAGATCAGGCCATTACGCACCAAAGAATCCTTTTCATCCTTGGTGTAACGCAAACCACCGCTGATACTCCATTGTTCATTTAAACGGTAAGTGCCATCAGCATAGACTGCAGTACTTTTACTGTTGCTGCAGCCTGAAACTTCACGGGTCAGACCTGGCAGCCCCAGAGACTGTCCGAGTCCTTCCAGAATCGCATCAAATACACCGCATGACTCGGAGTCAAAATAATACAGGCCGGACACCAGATTCCAGTTCTCAGCGCGATAATTCAGCTGAAGCTCCTGGGTGAACCATTCATCATCATAGATGGCTGGAACATCAAAAATACGCAGTGGCGTGTTATCAAAATCAATACTCACCGGCGAATAGTTTTCACGCTGCGAAGTAATCGACTTGAGTGTGGTACGTTCGTTGACATCCCAGGTGACTGTTAGATTGACACCTTCGGTTTCAACACGATTTTTGGTTGGCAGACTGGTATAAGAATCGTAAATACTGTCCGGAACCGGAGCCGAATCAGTCAAAAGACTGGGCAGCAAACGGTAACCGCCCTTGGAGTTGGACTTGTCATCCGTCTGGTCGTAACCAAACTGAATAAACAGGTTATCCGCAGGTGCATATTCTGCGGTCACCCGGAACGCCTGCAGATCCTTGTTGTAGTTCTCCAGATCCTGACCTGGCAGGTCACTAACCAGGAATTTTCCGTAACCATCGCGAGTCAGGTCAGCGAATCCAAAACCCAGATAAAGCTTATCTGAGACCGGGACTTGGCCGACCAGCTTGAGATCACGCTGACCGTAGTTACCGAGTGTCAGTTTGGCATCCAGCTCGGCGTCGCCGCTCATGCGCTGGGTAACATATTTCAAGGCACCGCCTACTGTATTTTTTCCATATAGGGTACCCTGAGGCCCACGCAACACCTCTACACGCTGAACGTTCAGTATATCCAGAACTGCACCCTGAGGACGTGCTATATAAACATCATCAATGTAGATGCCCACGCCCGATTCATAGCCCCACAACGGATCTTCCTGACCGACACCGCGGATGAATGCTGTCAGGGTGGAATTAGTTGCACGACTTTCCTGCAAGGTGGTATTCGGTGAAAACTGCTGAACTTCAAGAATGGTCTGCAATCCGCGATTTTCAATATCGCCTTCACCGATAGACGTGACGGCCAACGGCACTCGCTGCATGTTTTCAACAGTGCGGCGCGCCGTTACTTCTATGCTTTCCAGTATACGGCCTTCACTTTGTGTGCTGTCCTGGGCCAGCGCCGGGGTGGCCAGCCCGCTGATCGCGGCTGATACGGCCAGGGCGCAGGCTGAATGTTTGAAATATGTCTGTTGCATCGAAATGGCTCCCCGTGATTTTTATTGGTCGGCAGCCACCTTACTGCAAGTCTCGAGGTTTGTGACCTGTACCATAGTACTATGGGTTGCGCAGATGCATTCGTGAACAATAACCCTCACTGAAATAACCATAGCAATCATCAGTAGACGAGAGGGCAACATGTCAGAAGTCATCAGTTTAGTCGGCCTGGTCGGTGGCCTTGCCCTGCTTATTGTCATGACCCTGCGCGGCTGGAATTTGTTTATCAGCGCCCCTTTATGCGCTCTGCTGGTCGCTCTCACCAGCCGTATCCCGTTGTTTGCCGATGATGTCAATTTTGTCCAGAGCTACATGAGCGGGTTTACCGGATTCATTGCCTCATGGTTTTTTATGTTTCTGCTGGGATCCATTTTTGGCAAATTCATGGAAGACACCGGGGCGGCTGACAGCGTCGCCGCATGGATCACCGGCCGACTGGGCAAACAGCGCGCCGTATTAGCCGTGGTTATTGCCTGCGCCGTGCTTACTTATGGCGGTGTCAGCCTGTTTGTTGTGGCCTTTGCGGTCTACCCCATGGCGCTGAGCCTGTTCAAAGAAGCCAATCTGCCCAGGCGGTTTATACCGGCAGCCCTGGCCTTCGGCTCGGTCACCTTTACCATGACCTCGGCCGGCTCACCGGAAATTCAGAACTGGATTCCGATGGAGTATCTGGGCACCACACCTTATGCTGCCTGGGAAGTCAGTCTTGTTGTTGCGGTTTTTATGGCAGTATTTGGGTACTGGTGGCTGCAGCGCATCATCGCTACCGCTGTTGGCCGGGGCGAACGATTTCTGGAACGCGCGTCAGACCCGACAGTCAGCGAACGCAATTTGCCGCATCCGCTGACTGGATTATTGCCGCTGTGCGTCGTACTTGGCCTGTCCTTTGTTTATCACGATTCACTGATGCAGAACGCGCTGATTGTCGCCCTGCTGGGTGGGGTTCTGTCGCTGACAATCATCAATTGGACCTATTTCAAGGATCTGCATGCCGCGCTGGGTCATGCCACCACTGGTGCACTGGTTGCAATCGGCAATACCGCAGCGGTTGTTGGATTTGGTGGCGTTGCGCGCACCACGCCAGCCTTTGATATGGCAGTGCTTGCCGTCACATCCTTACCCGGCAATGAATTGGTTGGCGCCGCGATTGCTGTCAGCGCCATTGCCGGACTGACCGGCTCCGCGTCGGGTGGCCAGGTTATCGCTTTACCGGCAGTCGCCCCGCACTATCTGGATCTGGGCGTTAATCCTGAGCAACTGCACCGGGTGGTGGCCATATCATCCGGCGCTTTAGACTCTCTGCCACACAACGGTTACGTGGTCACTACCATTCGTGGCATCTGCAACGAATCTCACAAAGATGCCTATTGGGCCGTAGGCGCGGTCACTGTGGTCGTCCCGCTGCTGGGTCTCGCACTTGCCATACTGCTGTTCAATCTGTTCTGAAAAAATTCCATGAGGAGTACGCAATGCATGGCAATATGATGCGGTCGCCGTTGTTGATCATTGACCTGCTTGATCACGCACGTCGACAGCACCCGGAGCAGCAAGTTGTTTCCCGCCGCATCGAGGGTGATCTGCACCGCAGTACCTATCGCGAAATCTGGCAGCGCAGTGCACAACTGGCCAATGCGCTGCAACAGCTGAACGTAAAACCTGGCGACCGCATCGCCACACTGGCGTGGAACACCCATCGGCACATGGAGCTCTATTACGGCGTTTCTGGTATCGGCGCTATTCTGCATACCATCAACCCGCGATTGTTTCACGAGCAGATTGCCTACATCATCAATCATGCCGAAGATCAGTTCATCTTTGTTGATCTCAGTTTTATTGCGATTCTGGAGAGCATTGCAGATCAGTTGCCTACGCTGAAAGGCATTGTTGTGATGACTGACCGCGCGCACATGCCTGACTGCGGACTTGACGGTCTGTACTGCTACGAAGATTTGCTGAACGCCCAGGACGAGCATTACAACTGGCCGCTGCTCGATGAAAATACGGCTGCAGCGCTGTGCTATACATCAGGGACAACAGGCAATCCAAAAGGCGTGCTGTATTCGCACCGCGCCATGGTCCTGCATGCCCAGGCCACTGCGTCGCGCGAGCTGCTCGATTTGTCCAGGGACGCAGTGCTCATGCCCATGGTCGCCATGTACCACGCCGGAGCGTGGGGCGCCCCGTATGCAGCCCCATTAGTCGGCTGCAAACTGGTACTGCCCGGCGCCGGCATGGACGGCGCATCCATGGCCGAGCTGATTGAGCAGGAACAGGTCAACATCGGACTGGGTGTACCCACAGTCTGGCTGACCCTGCACAATTACTGGCTGGAACACGGTATTCGCAACACGTATCTGAAAAGGGTATGCGTCGGCGGTGCAGCGTCACCACTTGGTATGGTGGCGCTTTATCACAAACACCATAATGTCTACTGGCAACCCATCTGGGGCATGACGGAAACCGGCCCCCTGGCCACCTCGCTGCCGCCCACGCCCGACGTCATGGCACTGCCGCTGGCCGAGCGTCATAAACTGCAGGCCACCGCCGGGCGCGCAGCTTTTAATGTCAACCTGGCAATCTTTGATGAAAACAACAATGCCCTGCCCCACGATGGCGTCACCTCAGGCGAGCTGAGAGTCCGGGGTCCGTGGATCTGCAGCAGCTATTACAGAAACTCCGACATGAGTGCATTTCCCGATGGCTGGCTGGCAACCGGGGATATTGCCACCATCGATGCCAAGGGTTTTCTGCGCGTAGTTGACCGCATTAAAGATGTTGTAAAAAGCGGTGGGGAATGGATAAGTTCGCTGGAAATAGAAAGCATCGTCAGTCAGCATGAGGCGGTCAGCGAATGCGCAGTTATCGGTGCAAAACATCAAAAATGGGACGAGCGGCCTGTATTGCTGGTGGTCAAAAACACAAATGCTGATATCGATGTAAAAGACATCAGCCGCTTTTTGGACGGGCGAATCGCACGCTGGTGGATGCCGGACCGGGTGATTTTTGTTGAATCCCTGCCCCGCACGGGCACAGGCAAAGTCCTTAAAAACGAACTGCGCGAGCAGTATGGCACTATCTTACTGGAGAGTTAATGCGATGAATCAGTCATTCAAAGTGTTCTGCCAAATGATCGGTCTGGCAACAGTCTTGTCAGGCGCAGTCTGCTTAGCTGCTGCAGACGACAATTCAGTCGGACTGGTCAATAAACAGACCTTCAGCACACACGATTTTCAAACCTTCAACGGTTCAGAGATCCCTGTTGTGAATATTGGATGGGAAGCTTATGGGGAGCTGAATGCCAATAAAGACAATGTCATTCTGATTACCCATTTCTTCTCTGGCAACAGCCATGCCGCCGGCCGGTACACCGAAGACGACGCTCTGCCCGGCTACTGGGACAGCATCATCGGGCCGGGCAAGGCCATCGACACCAACCGCTACTACGTCATCAGTTCCGACACACTGGTTAACCAGGAACCTCACAATCCATTGGTCACCACGACCGGTCCGGCCAGCATCAATCCGTCCACCGGCGAGCCGTACGGGCTGGACTTTCCGGTTGTCACCATCCGCGACTTTGTCAATGTTCAAAAAGCCTTGCTGGACAGCCTGGGTATCAGCCGCCTGCACGCTGTCATAGGCGCTTCCATGGGCTCGCTGCAGGCCCTGGACTGGGCAACCGCCTACCCGGATTTCGTCGAACGCGTGATTTCCGTCATTGGCGGGGGCGCCGTAGATCCATGGACCATCGCCACACTGCAACAATGGGCCAATCCGATTCTGGCCGACCCCAACTGGAACAACGGCGATTACTATGGTGGCGAGGCGCCGCTGGCCGGACTGCGTCAGGCACTTGGCATGGTGACTTTACAGGCCATGCACCCATTGATGTTTAACCAGTTGTACGCCGCTAGTGGTCCGGGCGAATCCGCTCCCTTGCATGATATTCGCGCCAACTTCACCGTGGTGGATCAACTGAATGCCGCTGCAGATGCCAGGACCACCTTTGCCGATGCCAACCATGTGCTTTACCTGGTGCGCGCCAACCAGTTGTTTATGGCAGGTTTTTCCGAAAACCTGCGCGCTGGTCTGTCGCGGGTCAGCGCCAAGACATTATTCCTGCCGGCCAGCAATGATCTTTTGTTGCAGCCTTATCTGGCACGCACAGCGCATGAAACCCTTATGGAACTGGGTAAAACCAGCTATTATGAGGAGATTGACGGCCCCTGGGGGCATCTGGACGGAGTCTATCTGATTGACCAAAAGGCAGAGTTGATCGAGCAGTTCCTGTCCACGGACTGACGCTGCCAAATCACCACAAATTGTGACATTTTTGTATTAGAACTTGATCCTTTTGGCAATCAGGCATAGCCTAGTACTACAGGCAATAAAATATTATAGTACTGAGTACAAAAAACCCGCCTCCATCAATCTTTAATAATAAATGGAGAATTCATCCGTGAACTCTAGACTGACCCGCAGACGATTTATCAAGGGCGTCATATTTTTCGGAGCTGCCGCATCCAGTGGCGCCGGATTTTATCTCGCATCGGCTGCTTCAAGACCTGCCGGTGGCGTAGAACGCCTGATCTCACTGAATGTCAATGGCCGAACGCGCCGCGTTGACGTGACTCCCCAGGAAACACTTGCTCATACCCTGCGCTACAAGCTGGGCCTGACGGGCACCAAGATCGGCTGCAATCGCGGCGAATGCGGAGCCTGCACCGTCACCGTTGACGACGTCACGCATTACGCATGCTCCATGCTGACACACTCGGTCAAGGATCGCGCCGTTGTAACAGTGGAGGGTTTGCGAGCCGCCGACGGCAGCCTGCATCCGGTACAACAGGCATTCATTGATGAGCTAAGCCCGCAATGTGGTTTCTG from Pseudohongiella spirulinae encodes:
- a CDS encoding TonB-dependent receptor, which gives rise to MQQTYFKHSACALAVSAAISGLATPALAQDSTQSEGRILESIEVTARRTVENMQRVPLAVTSIGEGDIENRGLQTILEVQQFSPNTTLQESRATNSTLTAFIRGVGQEDPLWGYESGVGIYIDDVYIARPQGAVLDILNVQRVEVLRGPQGTLYGKNTVGGALKYVTQRMSGDAELDAKLTLGNYGQRDLKLVGQVPVSDKLYLGFGFADLTRDGYGKFLVSDLPGQDLENYNKDLQAFRVTAEYAPADNLFIQFGYDQTDDKSNSKGGYRLLPSLLTDSAPVPDSIYDSYTSLPTKNRVETEGVNLTVTWDVNERTTLKSITSQRENYSPVSIDFDNTPLRIFDVPAIYDDEWFTQELQLNYRAENWNLVSGLYYFDSESCGVFDAILEGLGQSLGLPGLTREVSGCSNSKSTAVYADGTYRLNEQWSISGGLRYTKDEKDSLVRNGLIFSTVYPESGWVPGYVRAPGTGTPVVLDDSENWSKVTPRISVEFQANDDTMYYASYSEGFKSGTFNPRAERAEPAADPEDVQSYEIGVKTDVTSTFRLNAAAFMLDHKNRQYISVIPDPDNAAALNQRLGNVGESDATGAEFEFTWLASQNLSVFGNIGFIDASFNNVFSFDANLNRIDITDNFVITNTPKRTMNLGFTYDMPISTGGLVFTGNYNYRSKYSLTELGNVLEQDGYGVLNIGVNWLSDDGKWSVGLHGKNLTNEEFLVGNYAFLGAADASLPNGYAPGLGGDTTLIGYYGAPRTISLSMGYRF
- a CDS encoding GntP family permease; translation: MSEVISLVGLVGGLALLIVMTLRGWNLFISAPLCALLVALTSRIPLFADDVNFVQSYMSGFTGFIASWFFMFLLGSIFGKFMEDTGAADSVAAWITGRLGKQRAVLAVVIACAVLTYGGVSLFVVAFAVYPMALSLFKEANLPRRFIPAALAFGSVTFTMTSAGSPEIQNWIPMEYLGTTPYAAWEVSLVVAVFMAVFGYWWLQRIIATAVGRGERFLERASDPTVSERNLPHPLTGLLPLCVVLGLSFVYHDSLMQNALIVALLGGVLSLTIINWTYFKDLHAALGHATTGALVAIGNTAAVVGFGGVARTTPAFDMAVLAVTSLPGNELVGAAIAVSAIAGLTGSASGGQVIALPAVAPHYLDLGVNPEQLHRVVAISSGALDSLPHNGYVVTTIRGICNESHKDAYWAVGAVTVVVPLLGLALAILLFNLF
- a CDS encoding long-chain fatty acid--CoA ligase, whose translation is MHGNMMRSPLLIIDLLDHARRQHPEQQVVSRRIEGDLHRSTYREIWQRSAQLANALQQLNVKPGDRIATLAWNTHRHMELYYGVSGIGAILHTINPRLFHEQIAYIINHAEDQFIFVDLSFIAILESIADQLPTLKGIVVMTDRAHMPDCGLDGLYCYEDLLNAQDEHYNWPLLDENTAAALCYTSGTTGNPKGVLYSHRAMVLHAQATASRELLDLSRDAVLMPMVAMYHAGAWGAPYAAPLVGCKLVLPGAGMDGASMAELIEQEQVNIGLGVPTVWLTLHNYWLEHGIRNTYLKRVCVGGAASPLGMVALYHKHHNVYWQPIWGMTETGPLATSLPPTPDVMALPLAERHKLQATAGRAAFNVNLAIFDENNNALPHDGVTSGELRVRGPWICSSYYRNSDMSAFPDGWLATGDIATIDAKGFLRVVDRIKDVVKSGGEWISSLEIESIVSQHEAVSECAVIGAKHQKWDERPVLLVVKNTNADIDVKDISRFLDGRIARWWMPDRVIFVESLPRTGTGKVLKNELREQYGTILLES
- a CDS encoding E22 family MetX-like putative esterase, which encodes MNQSFKVFCQMIGLATVLSGAVCLAAADDNSVGLVNKQTFSTHDFQTFNGSEIPVVNIGWEAYGELNANKDNVILITHFFSGNSHAAGRYTEDDALPGYWDSIIGPGKAIDTNRYYVISSDTLVNQEPHNPLVTTTGPASINPSTGEPYGLDFPVVTIRDFVNVQKALLDSLGISRLHAVIGASMGSLQALDWATAYPDFVERVISVIGGGAVDPWTIATLQQWANPILADPNWNNGDYYGGEAPLAGLRQALGMVTLQAMHPLMFNQLYAASGPGESAPLHDIRANFTVVDQLNAAADARTTFADANHVLYLVRANQLFMAGFSENLRAGLSRVSAKTLFLPASNDLLLQPYLARTAHETLMELGKTSYYEEIDGPWGHLDGVYLIDQKAELIEQFLSTD
- a CDS encoding (2Fe-2S)-binding protein, which produces MNSRLTRRRFIKGVIFFGAAASSGAGFYLASAASRPAGGVERLISLNVNGRTRRVDVTPQETLAHTLRYKLGLTGTKIGCNRGECGACTVTVDDVTHYACSMLTHSVKDRAVVTVEGLRAADGSLHPVQQAFIDELSPQCGFCTPGQIMSAVALLKTNPRPTREEARQALAGNLCRCGAYDHYLNGVMRASGQLS